The following proteins are co-located in the Desulfoscipio sp. XC116 genome:
- the carB gene encoding carbamoyl-phosphate synthase large subunit, with protein MPRRTDINKILIIGSGPIVIGQACEFDYSGTQACKALRKLGYQIVLVNSNPATIMTDPEIADVIYIEPLNLKSLTNIIAKERPDGLLPNLGGQSALNLCSELDKAGVLKQYAVKVIGVQIDAIERGEDRIAFKETMNRLGIEMPRSKPAYSVEEAEKIAQELGYPVVIRPAYTMGGTGGGLVYNVEELRTVANRGITVSLVGQILVEESVLGWEELELEVVRDAKNQMLTVCFIENIDAMGVHTGDSFCAAPMLTISPELQQRLQKYAYDIVEAIEVIGGTNVQFAHDPETGRIVIIEINPRTSRSSALASKATGFPIALISAMLAAGLTLDEIPYWKEGTLDKYTPSGDYVVIKFARWAFEKFPGSQDKLGTQMRAVGEVMSIGKNYKEAFQKAIRSLETGRYGLGFAKDFNHRSLEELLHLLAEPSSERQFMMYEALRKGADIDQLYRLTYIKPWFIRQMQELVALEEQILKHKHGRLPDELLVRAKKDGFADRYLAMLLDVPEKEIRERRTALGVIEGWEAVPVSGVENAAYYFSTYNAPDQTTATDRPKVMILGGGPNRIGQGIEFDYCCVHAAFALRDMGFETVIVNCNPETVSTDYDTSDKLYFEPLTVEDVLSIYEKEKPLGVIIQFGGQTPLNIAGELAKAGVNIFGTSPDTIDLAEDRDRFRRIMEKLDIPMPESGMAVNLTEALAIANRIGYPLMVRPSYVLGGRGMEVVYDEAMLRRYLAAAVEVTPERPILIDKFLSNAIEAEADAIADGTEAFVPTVMQHIELAGIHSGDSACVIPPVNIPAKHIDNIVSYTQKIAGELGVVGLMNMQYAIADDKVYVLEANPRASRTVPLVSKVCNIQMARMATEIMLADKTGAKSPVKKLASKTIPHFGVKEAVFPFNMFQEVDPLLGPEMRSTGEVLGIADSFELAYYKAQEATQSPLPISGTVLISVTDQDKPAALETAGLFSKLGFRIKATEGTHKFLKENGIISEEIKKLFQGRPNIIDGIKNKEINLVINTPSGKRSQHDDSYIRKAAIKYKVPYITTTAAALASARGIAAYKENNTQVNLKSLQEYHADIIDTL; from the coding sequence ATGCCGAGAAGAACCGACATCAATAAAATTTTAATCATCGGCTCGGGACCGATAGTAATCGGACAAGCTTGTGAATTTGACTATTCCGGAACTCAGGCTTGCAAAGCCCTGAGAAAATTGGGTTACCAAATTGTTTTAGTCAACTCAAATCCCGCTACCATTATGACCGACCCGGAAATCGCGGATGTAATTTATATTGAACCGCTGAATTTAAAGAGCCTGACCAACATAATAGCCAAGGAGCGCCCTGACGGGCTGCTGCCCAATTTAGGCGGCCAATCGGCTTTAAACTTATGCTCCGAGCTGGACAAGGCCGGTGTTTTAAAACAATACGCGGTCAAAGTGATCGGCGTGCAAATTGACGCTATTGAGCGTGGCGAAGACCGCATCGCCTTCAAAGAAACGATGAACCGGCTGGGTATCGAAATGCCCCGCAGCAAACCGGCCTACAGTGTTGAGGAAGCGGAAAAAATCGCTCAGGAACTTGGCTATCCGGTAGTTATCCGGCCGGCTTACACCATGGGAGGCACCGGCGGCGGTTTGGTTTACAATGTTGAGGAGCTAAGAACCGTGGCCAACCGGGGCATCACAGTCAGCCTGGTGGGACAAATACTGGTAGAAGAATCAGTGCTTGGCTGGGAGGAACTGGAGCTGGAAGTTGTTCGGGACGCTAAAAATCAGATGCTGACCGTTTGTTTTATCGAAAACATTGACGCCATGGGCGTACACACCGGTGATTCCTTCTGTGCGGCCCCCATGCTGACCATTAGCCCGGAACTGCAGCAGCGATTGCAAAAATACGCCTATGACATAGTGGAAGCCATAGAAGTAATCGGCGGGACCAATGTCCAATTTGCTCATGACCCTGAAACCGGACGGATTGTGATTATTGAGATAAACCCGCGCACTTCCCGTTCGTCCGCCTTAGCTTCCAAAGCGACCGGCTTTCCCATCGCCTTAATCTCGGCCATGCTGGCAGCCGGCTTAACTCTTGACGAAATCCCATACTGGAAGGAAGGCACCCTGGATAAATACACCCCTTCCGGTGATTATGTGGTCATCAAGTTTGCCCGCTGGGCCTTTGAAAAGTTTCCCGGCTCCCAGGATAAGCTGGGGACTCAAATGCGGGCGGTCGGTGAAGTAATGAGCATCGGCAAAAACTATAAGGAAGCCTTCCAAAAAGCTATCCGCTCCCTGGAAACAGGCCGTTACGGGTTGGGCTTTGCCAAAGATTTCAACCACCGTTCCCTGGAAGAACTGCTGCATCTGCTGGCTGAGCCGTCCAGCGAACGCCAGTTTATGATGTATGAGGCATTGCGCAAAGGCGCGGATATCGATCAGCTTTACCGGTTGACCTATATCAAGCCGTGGTTTATCCGGCAAATGCAAGAGCTCGTTGCGCTGGAAGAACAAATTCTAAAGCATAAACACGGGCGCCTGCCGGACGAATTGCTGGTCCGGGCTAAAAAAGACGGTTTTGCCGACCGCTATTTGGCAATGCTGCTGGATGTGCCGGAAAAAGAAATTCGTGAGCGCAGAACCGCTTTGGGGGTTATCGAAGGGTGGGAAGCCGTACCGGTAAGCGGTGTTGAGAATGCGGCCTACTATTTCTCCACCTACAACGCCCCTGATCAAACCACGGCCACCGACCGGCCAAAGGTAATGATTCTGGGCGGCGGTCCGAACCGGATCGGCCAGGGCATTGAGTTTGACTACTGCTGCGTTCATGCAGCCTTTGCCCTGCGCGATATGGGCTTTGAGACGGTTATCGTCAACTGCAACCCGGAAACAGTCTCCACCGATTACGACACCTCCGACAAGCTGTACTTTGAACCATTAACAGTGGAAGATGTGTTAAGCATATACGAAAAGGAAAAACCCCTGGGGGTAATCATCCAGTTCGGCGGGCAAACCCCCTTAAATATTGCCGGCGAGCTGGCTAAAGCAGGGGTAAACATATTCGGTACTTCTCCTGATACCATAGATTTAGCCGAAGACCGCGACCGGTTCCGCCGGATTATGGAAAAACTCGATATTCCCATGCCGGAATCCGGTATGGCGGTAAACCTTACGGAAGCCCTGGCCATCGCCAACCGGATTGGCTATCCTTTAATGGTTCGCCCGTCATATGTTTTAGGCGGCCGCGGCATGGAAGTTGTTTACGACGAGGCTATGCTCCGCCGGTACCTGGCTGCCGCGGTTGAAGTTACTCCGGAAAGACCGATTTTAATCGATAAATTCCTCAGTAACGCTATTGAAGCGGAAGCCGACGCCATAGCCGACGGAACCGAGGCCTTTGTACCGACAGTGATGCAGCATATTGAACTGGCGGGCATCCACTCCGGGGACTCGGCCTGTGTGATACCGCCGGTAAATATCCCGGCCAAGCATATTGATAACATTGTCAGCTATACGCAAAAGATAGCCGGGGAGCTCGGGGTAGTCGGCCTGATGAACATGCAGTACGCCATCGCCGACGATAAGGTTTATGTTCTGGAAGCCAATCCAAGAGCCTCACGGACAGTTCCCCTGGTATCGAAAGTCTGCAATATCCAAATGGCCCGGATGGCCACGGAAATAATGTTGGCGGACAAAACCGGCGCCAAGTCTCCCGTTAAAAAGCTTGCCTCCAAAACAATTCCTCATTTCGGGGTAAAAGAGGCGGTCTTCCCTTTTAATATGTTCCAGGAGGTCGACCCGCTGCTGGGACCGGAAATGCGCTCCACCGGAGAAGTACTGGGCATTGCCGATTCATTTGAGCTGGCCTATTACAAAGCCCAGGAAGCGACTCAGTCCCCCCTGCCCATATCCGGAACGGTTCTGATCAGTGTGACCGACCAAGATAAACCGGCCGCACTGGAAACAGCCGGTTTATTCAGCAAATTAGGCTTTCGTATTAAAGCAACGGAAGGAACCCATAAATTTCTTAAAGAGAACGGGATCATATCCGAAGAGATTAAAAAATTGTTCCAAGGTCGTCCCAATATAATCGACGGCATTAAAAATAAAGAGATCAACCTGGTTATCAACACCCCGTCAGGAAAACGCAGCCAGCATGACGACTCTTATATACGCAAGGCGGCCATTAAATATAAAGTACCTTATATCACCACCACGGCGGCAGCCCTGGCCAGTGCAAGGGGCATCGCGGCGTATAAAGAAAATAATACACAAGTCAATTTGAAATCTTTACAAGAGTATCATGCGGACATTATCGATACCCTGTAA
- a CDS encoding WYL domain-containing protein, with protein sequence MGTKPRKDATRVLRLNMIVDYISKRTLYGGVTVKELAQKYEVSERQIHRDLKTIQNDLMVSLIKNERSLNGRKSTYYCLEVGYLPGISPEKATVLILSLLQKKGSALAGHLNDLKDVLVSTLFKYHCNPVELAVEKLQSRIYLVEENLAEPEWVGNIFTGLVGALKDGYRIKIRYFAACSRQITEQVVEPYGLICKRQNWYLVAFCLKRQDIRVFKVDQVIDAIPYTAEKFHYPEDFNLKEYMAQSWGVISDGEVCRVKIKFGPNVAFRVQNIIYHPSQVIEEEMDDGSIIVSFNVCGIAEMKTWMAQWGDAVEVLEPGWLREDMCKMAENIIRVYRNNKQL encoded by the coding sequence ATGGGTACAAAGCCTAGAAAGGATGCTACAAGAGTCCTAAGGCTAAATATGATTGTTGACTACATTAGTAAAAGAACACTGTATGGCGGAGTAACTGTTAAAGAGCTTGCACAAAAATATGAGGTATCTGAGCGGCAGATCCACCGCGATCTCAAAACTATTCAAAATGATTTGATGGTTTCATTAATCAAGAATGAACGGTCTCTAAACGGGCGCAAAAGTACTTATTATTGTCTGGAAGTGGGGTATTTGCCCGGTATAAGTCCCGAAAAGGCTACGGTTCTTATTTTAAGCCTGCTGCAGAAAAAGGGGTCGGCTTTGGCCGGTCACCTAAACGATCTAAAGGATGTTCTGGTTTCCACTTTGTTTAAATATCACTGCAACCCCGTGGAACTGGCTGTGGAGAAGCTGCAGAGTCGTATTTACCTGGTGGAAGAGAACCTGGCCGAGCCGGAATGGGTGGGCAATATATTTACCGGACTGGTTGGTGCGCTTAAAGACGGTTATCGTATCAAGATAAGGTATTTTGCGGCATGCAGCAGGCAGATCACCGAGCAGGTTGTGGAACCTTACGGTCTTATTTGCAAGCGGCAAAACTGGTATTTGGTAGCTTTCTGCCTGAAGCGCCAGGATATCCGGGTTTTTAAAGTTGATCAAGTTATTGACGCTATTCCTTATACGGCGGAAAAGTTTCATTATCCTGAGGACTTTAATCTTAAAGAATATATGGCGCAAAGCTGGGGGGTAATTAGCGATGGAGAGGTCTGCCGGGTGAAGATTAAATTTGGCCCAAACGTAGCATTTCGGGTCCAAAACATTATCTATCATCCTTCCCAGGTAATAGAGGAGGAAATGGATGATGGATCGATTATTGTTTCCTTTAATGTCTGTGGTATTGCTGAAATGAAAACTTGGATGGCGCAGTGGGGGGATGCCGTGGAAGTGCTTGAGCCGGGCTGGCTTAGGGAAGATATGTGTAAAATGGCCGAAAATATAATAAGGGTTTACCGTAATAACAAACAATTGTGA
- a CDS encoding sulfite exporter TauE/SafE family protein, with translation MINLLIGLAAGFFGGLVGLGGGVIMIPLMVGVLKMGQHKAHGTSLVALVFTGISGAFTYASNGSVDLLASLLLASTAIFTARAGARFANALPEWKLKRSFGGFLILISLLLLLKPYLYHVADPATGWLKISVLLSTGVFTGFLSGMMGVGGGTIMVPSMVLLIGFTQYAAQGCSLLAMVPVGIVGAYTHWRLGNVSTSILPGLIPGILLGTYLGGSLAHILTEEALRIIFAAVLIWTGAKYLITPRPSPDKEPTAVEKTEKSS, from the coding sequence ATGATAAACTTACTAATAGGACTGGCGGCAGGATTCTTCGGAGGACTTGTGGGCCTCGGCGGCGGAGTGATCATGATCCCCCTGATGGTGGGCGTTCTTAAAATGGGTCAGCACAAAGCCCACGGCACAAGTCTTGTGGCACTGGTGTTCACCGGGATATCGGGAGCATTCACCTACGCATCAAATGGTTCGGTGGATTTACTTGCCTCCTTGCTTTTGGCTTCCACCGCCATATTCACCGCCAGGGCGGGCGCGCGCTTTGCCAACGCCCTTCCGGAATGGAAGCTCAAGAGATCCTTTGGCGGGTTTTTAATCCTCATTTCCCTGCTCTTGCTTCTAAAACCTTATCTGTACCATGTGGCCGATCCCGCCACGGGATGGCTAAAAATTTCGGTTCTCTTATCGACAGGGGTCTTTACCGGCTTCCTTTCCGGAATGATGGGAGTCGGAGGAGGTACGATCATGGTGCCTTCAATGGTACTGCTTATCGGCTTCACCCAGTACGCCGCCCAGGGCTGTTCCCTTCTGGCCATGGTCCCGGTGGGCATAGTCGGGGCTTATACCCACTGGCGTTTAGGAAACGTCAGCACGAGCATATTGCCGGGATTAATTCCGGGCATCCTTCTAGGCACATATTTGGGCGGCTCCCTGGCCCACATCCTGACTGAAGAAGCTCTGCGCATTATCTTCGCCGCAGTGCTGATCTGGACGGGAGCAAAATATTTAATAACACCCAGACCTTCGCCCGACAAGGAACCGACAGCAGTTGAAAAAACGGAAAAGAGCAGCTAA